Within Paenibacillus sp. RUD330, the genomic segment GCGGATTTGGTTGGCATGTATCAGGACAAGTTATACCATTTGGCTTACCGGATGCTGTACAACCGCCAGGAAGCGGAGGATGCCGTTCAGGAGACGTTCCTGAGGGTGTTCCGCAATATGGAGCGGTATGACGAGTCGATGAAGTTCTCGACCTGGATCTACCGGATCACGACCAATCTGGCCATCGACCGGCTGCGCCGCCGCAAGCCGGGCTTCTCGCTGGACGCGGAGGTGCCGGAGCATGACGGGCTGGACGGCTATTCCATGTTCGCCAGCGAGGATGCATCCCCCGAGGACGAGGTGCTGCTGTCGGAGACCCAACGGATCATCCGCGCGGCGATCGAGACGCTGCCCCCAAAGTACAAATCCGTCATGGTGCTGCGTTATCTGGAGGATTTGTCGCTGCAGGAAATCAGCGATGTGCTCGACATGCCGGTCACGACGATCAAGACGCGCGTCCATAGGGGAAGGGAATTCCTCCGCAAGAAGCTTGAGCACAAATTATAAGCCGCAGGGCTCCTCATAACAGGCTCAAAAAAACGAAACACAACCCGATCTCGCAACGTAAGCTATGAAGTAGAGCGCCGATCAGCGCGTTTTTCAAAAGTCATCGGGAAACGACCCGTTCCCTGAAGAAAGGACTGGCTGCCATGAAATGCAATGTCGCCATCGTTTGGATGCATGACTATATAGACGGCGAGCTGCCCCGCGAGGACGCCGTCGTTCTGAAGGAGCATCTGCTTTCCTGTCCGGGATGCCGGGCACGCTTCGAGCAGCTCGAGAAGACCGAGGCGCTGCTCTCCTCCGCCATGACGGAACCGAGGGAGCCGATGCTTGAGCCTGCGGCTTCGGCGGCGCTCACCGAAAGAATTTTAAAACAAATTCCCCCTCCGGCTCGTCATAGAGATTGGACGGGATGGATTCGCAGACATCCTGCCTTGACGGCAGCGGCCGTATTCGTGCTGGTCATGCTGGCCAGCTTCGCGCCCGCCGTCAACAACGGTTCCGAGCTAATCGTGCGCGGCGACGATCTGAGACAGGTCGTCATCGACGGCCATACGGTCATCGTTCCCGAAGGCGCCCATCTGAAGGGCAGCTTGACGGTCGAGAACGGCATCGCCGACGTGCGGGGAGACGTGCAGGGCAGCGTCACGGTTGTGGACGGCTCTCTGCTGACGGCCTCCACGGCTCACATCGCCGGTCAGACACGCAAGATCGACCAGCTGCTGGACCGGCTTTGGTACAAGGTGACCCAGACTTTCGGAAGCACTCCGTGAAGGCTACAGGCCACGCTCCCTGCGCAAGGGAGCTTTTTTTTTGCTTGACAAGGATTTGTGGTAAGCTAACTAGAAAAGAATAGGGTTAGCACAACACTCAGGGTCAGCCTGCGGACAACAGAAAAAAAGACATCCGGCAGGCAGCGGGCGGGGGTATCAAACATGGGATTTTTCACGGAAATGACTTGGCAGGGCTGGATCCGCAACGTGATCGACATCGGCATCGTCAGTTATATCATATACAAGCTAATTCTGCTGGTACGGGGCACCCGGGCCGTACAGCTGATCAAAGGGATCTTCATGCTTGTGGCGACCTGGGCCATCAGCACCTGGCTGGATCTGTACACCTTGAAGTGGCTCATGAACCAAATGTTCACCTTCGGGGTCGTCACGGTGCTAGTCATCTTCCAGCCGGAGCTGCGCCGGGCGCTGGAGCAGCTCGGAAGGGGCAAGCTGTTCGCGCGCACCTCGTCGGCCGATCGGGATCAGCTCAACGAGCGGATCACCGAGCTGATCAAGGCGATTCAGTTCATGTCCAAGCGCCGGATCGGAGCGCTCATCGTATTCGAGCGCATGACCGGCCTTACGGAGCTGATCGAATCCGGCATCAAGATGGAGTCGCGCATCAGCTCGGAGCTGCTCATCAATATCTTCACTCCCAACACGCCGCTCCATGACGGAGCGGTCATCATCCGGGGACCGCAAATCACGGCGGCCGCCTGTTATCTGCCTCTTTCCGAGAACCCCTTCATCAGCAAGGAGCTCGGAACCCGCCACCGCGCCGCGATCGGAGTCAGCGAAGTGACCGACGCGGTATCCGTCGTCGTCTCCGAAGAGACGGGACAGGTTACTCTTGCCGTTGGCGGCATCATCGTGCGGGACATCAAGGAGGAGTCTCTCATCTCCAAGCTGTTCGAGGAGCTGACGCTGCAAAGCTCCGTGAAAGCGAAGCAGAGGTCCAGATTCAGCCTGCGCAAAAAGAAAGAAGGCGATGCCAATGGATAAATGGCTCAGCCATCCGACGGCCATCAAAATCCTGTCGGTCGTCATCGGCATCCTGCTTTGGGCCGTGGTGCATTTCGATCCGGAATCGACGCCCAACACAGTCGCCTCCACGACCGAGACCCAAAGCGTCGATGTCGTGAAAATCCAGACGACCGGTCTGGATGAAACGGCGTATTCGCTCAAGCTGCTGGAGCCGAGCGTAGCCAAGATGATGGTCAAGGGCAGCCGGTCCGCGCTCGCCTTTACGACGAATGACGATTACTCCATCAGCGTCAATCTGGAAGGTAAGGGACCGGGCACATATACGATACCGCTGACAGTAGGCAAGCTGCCGAGGGGAATCGAGCTCGTGACGCTGTCGCCGAGCCAGGTGGAGGTCGTCATCGACCGCCTGGAGAAGGGGACGTTCGAGGCTGGCGTCGTCACGCAAGGCAAGCCGGCGGAAGGGTACGAGCTGGGAACGCCTGTCATCAAGCCGGGAAGCACGGTGGAGGTCACACTGCCGGCTCAGGATCTTGCCCGCGTCGGCTCCGTCAAGGTTTTCGTCAATGTCGATGGAGAAGACGCGCCCGTGCATGAGAAGAAGGCCAAAATCTCCGTGTTCGACAAATCGGGCAATGAAATCAAAGGAGCGGCGCTGAACCCCGGCACTCTGGATGTAGAGGTGCCGCTGACGATGCCAAGCAAGGAAGTGCCTCTGCAGATCGGTTATAAAGGCAGTCTGCCCGGCGGCCTGACGCTGGGTGGAATCCAGTCCAAGTCGAGCACGGTCAAGCTGTACGGCCCGAGAGGGCTTCTCGACGAGGTCAACCAGCTGGCTGCCGATGTGGATCTCAGTCAGATCCGCAGCTCCGGCGATGTCGAGCTGGAACTGCTGCCGCCCGAAGGACTGAAGGCGGTCGAGCCGTCCAAAGTCACCGTGACGGTTACGTTGTCTTCTTCGGGGACAAAGACGCTCCAGGTGCCTGTCGCCTTCGAGAATACGCCGAGGGGACTGGATGCAACGCTTGAGGCGCCTCGGGACGGAACCGTAGACATCCAGGTAAGCGGGACTCCGGAGGTGCTGGGCCGTCTGACCGCCGCGGATATCCGCGCTGCCGCCAGCCTGGCGAATCTCTCGGAAGGCGCCCATGAGGTGCGCCTCGCGTTGACGCTGCCGAACGGTGTCCAAGCTGTCGGCGAGCCGCCGCTCGTGACCGTCAAGCTTGTTGCCAGCGAGCCTGCCTCGGGCTTGCCCGAGAGCAGTCCGTCTCCTTCGCCCAGCCCTTCGCCCGGCAATGATGGCGGCGCGGGGAACGATCCGGCAGGAGATGGCTCTGCTGACGGCAATGCCGCCGACGGAGGGAACAATGCTCCGTGACCGGAGCAGCGGCGAAGCAGCGGACGCTCAGCAGCAACCTATAAACGGGGCATAGCCATGGAGCGCATGACTAACGAATGTTGTGCACGGACTGCGTGAATAAGATGACTTCACCAACTTCGTCGTCATGAAGATGGCTTGCAATATTGCGTTCCTAAGATGATGTTAATCAACTACGTTACTAAAACGACTGGCATCAACCGCAGTTGCGAAGATGGCTTGCGCCAACTACATTACAAGATGATGTGCATCAAGCACGAAACTAAGATGACTGGCATCGACTCACGAAGCTGTGGCAGAGCAATTGGACTGGCAACAGCCGGATGTACATGACAGATATGCAACATGACTACATACCCTGCTTGCAAGAATCATTGCCGGCACATTGCCGGCGGCAAAGCAGGGGAAGCAGCCCTTCATCCAAGCCTCGCTGGATGCTCCCTATTTTTCCAGTCATGCAATTCGGAACCCAACTGGGCTCGGTCTGCGTATGATGAATTCCGGAGCCATTTTCCATGGCATAAGGTTGCGATAGTTTTAATGGGATAAACCCTTTATAATGAATACCATTCTTCTCCTTGATCATTTCTATCATAAAGCTTGCTAAAAGGAAGCTTACAGAAAAGGGGCTTTTCACTCACTATGGGCAAATATTTCGGAACCGACGGCGTTCGCGGAGTAGCGAACAGCGAACTCACGCCGGAGCTTGCATATAAAATCGGCCGCTGCGGCGGCTACGTACTGACAGCCGGAGCACACAAGCCGACCGTCGTCATCGGCCTCGACACCCGAATTTCCGGCCCGATGCTGGAGTCGGCGCTCATCGCCGGCCTTCTTTCGATCGGCGCAAGCGTCGTACGCCTCGGAGTCGTGTCGACCCCGGCTGTCGCATACCTCACCCGGATGCTGAAGGCCGATGCCGGCGTCATGATCTCGGCTTCGCACAACCCGGTGCAGGACAACGGAATCAAATTTTTCGGCGGCGACGGCTTCAAGCTGTCGGACGAGACCGAAAACGAGATCGAGCGCCTGATGGACGCCGAGACCGACGAGCTGCCGCGTCCTACAGGTGGAGATATCGGCACGGCGAGCTACGAAGAGAATGCGAAGCGTCTGTACATCGACTTCCTCAAGACGACCGTATCTTCCCGCTTCGAGGGGCTCAAAATCGTTCTCGACTGCGCCAACGGAGCGGCTTATGAACTCGCACCGGCAGTGTTCCGCGAGCTGGGGGCGGAGATCATTACAGTAGGAGCGGAGCCGGACGGCCGCAACATCAACGAAGGCGTAGGCTCCACCCATCCGGAATACCTGCGCGAGGAAGTGCTTCGCCACGGAGCGGCTCTCGGCCTAAGCTTCGACGGCGACGCCGACCGCTTGATCGCCATCGACGAGAACGGCGAGGAAGTCGACGGCGACTTCATCCTCTGCATCCTGGGAGATGCCATGAAGCGCGAAGGCAAGCTCATGAACGACACGGTCGTGACGACAGTCATGAGCAACATCGGCTTTTTCAAGGCGGCGGAAGCCCTCGGCCTGAATACAGCCAAGACGGCGGTAGGCGATCGCTACGTCATGGAAGAGATGCGCCGCGGCGGCTTCAATCTGGGCGGCGAGCAGTCCGGCCATGTCATTTTCCTGGACTACAATACGACCGGAGACGGCATCCTGACCGCTCTGCAGCTGACAGATGCGCTGGTGAAGTCGGGCGGCAAGCTGAGCGGACTGCGCAGCCTGATGCGCAAATACCCGCAGGTGCTCATCAATGTGCGGGTGGCCGACAAATCGCTGTACAACGACAATCAGGCGATTCTGGCTGCCGTAGCGCAGGTGGAGGGCGAGATGGGCGACAACGGGCGCGTGCTCGTGCGCCCATCCGGGACGGAGTCTCTGATCCGCGTCATGGCGGAAGGCCCGGACAAGGATCAGGTAGCGGCCTATGTCGACCAGATCGTGACCGTTGTAAAAGCCGAGCTCGGCTAAGAACGGACGCCTTTTCAAAAAAAAGCAGATGACGGTTAACCCGGGCGCTTCCCGGGTTAATGTCTTACGCTGACTAAGCATGGCCGACATTCAGTTGCATTCCAAGCTCGCATTGAATATGATATAGGGTATTGGTTTTGATTTTGATTCCGGAAGGAAAGCGAGGATCGAGGTTGGATCAGGCAATATAAGCGCCAGAGCTTGCAAGAAAGGATGCCGGTTTTCGGCAGGACTCCCGGCCACGGAGCGGGAGCATAGGATAGCCCGATTGATTCGGGCACGGTCCACAGCCGTCGACGCCGGATAGAAGATCCAGGCAGAGAGCGGCAGGACCGGGCGGCTTCGCGAGGAGCGGCGACCTTTGGATTCCTGAGGCATCCCGAAGCAAGCTGACGAGGTGAAGGTGTTCGAAACATTCGGCGGGGACCTTCCGGTGGGCATGACATCGACAGCCGTTATCGCAAAAGGACGCGGGCAACCGGTCTTACAAACGAACGGCACCATGCAGGAACGGAACGTAGAGGGCATTGACGGCAGCGTAGCCGTCTTGCTTTTGGACCTTATAGATTTTTTGGAAGCAACACTACTACAGGACGGGTCTGCCGCCCTGAAGGTTTGCGATGCCCGTCAATAACATGCGCCAAGCGCATGAGGGATCGGGCTGCTGCGGATACTAGGCCAAGGATGGCGACATCCAGGGTTCTGTTCTCTGCTGCTTAAGGTCATCGGCGTCCTATGGGACTGCCTCACCACCACTGATTCGACAAAAACGGAATCGGCGCAGGGGAAGCCTGCGTCCTTATGGCATCCAACCGGGCGGCCGGCGCCGCATACGGAGGTTTATTTCACTATGTGTGGAATCGTTGGTTATATCGGCAATCGTGACTCGAAGGAAGTTCTGATCGAAGGACTCAAGAAATTGGAATACCGCGGGTACGACTCCGCAGGCATCGCCGTATTTACAGACAATGGTCTGGAAATCCGCAAATCCAAGGGACGCCTGGCGAACCTGGAGGAAAAGCTCGTCAGCGAGCCGATTCAAGGCTCCGTCGGCATCGGACATACGCGCTGGGCGACGCACGGCAAGCCATCCGATGTGAACTCCCATCCGCATACCGACAACTCGTCGAAGTTTTCGGTCGTGCACAACGGCATTGTCGAAAACTATATGGACCTCAAGGAAGAGCTCGGCGCGAAAGGTCATACCTTCGTGTCGGAAACCGACACCGAGGTCATCTCCCATCTGATCGCAGACGAGTACGACGGAGACATCGTCGCAGCGGTGCAGCGTGCCGTGAAACGAATGAGAGGCGCTTACGCCCTCGGCGTTCTGACCGAGTATGAGCCGGAGAAGCTCGTCGCAGTGCGTTTCGCGAGCCCGCTCGTCATCGGCATCGGCGAGAACGAGAACTTCATCGGCTCCGATATTCCAGCCATTCTGGAATATACGCGCAACGTGTACATTCTGAACGATGGCGAAATGGCGGTTCTGACGCGCTCCGGTGTCGAACTGATGACGACTTCGGGCGACATTATTTCCAAGGAAATATTCCATGTCGATTGGGATCTCGTCACCGCGGAAAAAGCCGGTTTCGACCACTTCATGCTCAAGGAAATCCATGAGCAGCCGAAGGCTTACCGCGACACGATGATGAGCCGCATCAGCGAAGACGGCAAGTCGGTCGATCTCAAGAAGGAGATCAGCATGACGACGGAGCAGATCCGCGGCATCTCCCGCGTGCATATCGTCGCTTGCGGAACGGCTTACCACGCCGGTCTCGTCGGCAAAACCGTCATCGAGAGCCTGGCTCGCATTCCGGTCGAGACCGATGTCGCTTCCGAGTACCGCTACCGTTCGCCGATAATCACACCTGATACGCTTGTTATCGTCGTCAGCCAGTCCGGCGAGACGGCCGATACGCTGGCCGCTCTTCGCGAAGCGAAGCGCAACGGCGCGCGCGTGCTTACGATCACGAACGTAGTCGGCAGCTCGATCGCCCGCGATGCGGATGATGTCATCACGACCTGGGCGGGTCCGGAGATCGCGGTCGCTTCGACCAAAGCGTATTCCTCGCAGCTGATCGCCTTCTACCTGCTTGGCCTGTACTTGGGGCAAGAGCGCGGCACTGTCGAAGCGGAGCAGGCAGCGGAAATCATCGCCGCCATGCAGAAGCTGCCGGAGCAGGTCGAGCAGATTCTGGAGCAGGCGGACATCTTCAAGGCTGTCGCCGAATCCGTGTCGAAGCACGCCAACCTGTTCTTCATCGGACGCGGCCTCGACTTCGCCGTCGCCCAAGAGGGATCGCTGAAGCTGAAGGAAATCAGCTACATCCACTCCGAGGCTTACCCGGCTGGCGAGCTGAAGCATGGCACGCTGGCGCTGATCGAGGAAGGCATTCCGGTCATCGCTCTGGTGACGCAGGAAGAGCTGTACGAGAAGACGCTGAGCAACATCAAGGAAGTCAAGGCTCGCGGCGCTCATGTTCTCGGCGTAGCCAATGCAGGCTACGAGGAGGAAGTGATGAAGTCGGTCGACGAGGTGTTCTCGATTCCTCGCACGCTTCCGCTGCTGACGCCTGCGCTGTCGGTCGTTCCTCTCCAGCTGCTGAGCTACCACGCTTCCCTAGCCCTCGGCAACGACGTGGATAAGCCGCGGAATCTGGCGAAGAGCGTGACGGTGGAGTAAGGAAGGCGAGACGGCTTTGACCTCCTCTTGTACTGTCTAATGTGCCGACATCCAGAATCTAATTGGGGCTTCCTTCGGGTAGCCTCGTTTTTTTATTTCGGAGGTGTTCGTCTTGGCAAACGTAAGCGCGAAATCACTCTACCTGATAACGGACCACTTGAACTGCATGTTCGTGGAGTTCAGTTCAATTGATTATATTCTGGTAAAAGAGATATTGGCTATTGGTGGATCCCAGCATCGTCAGAAGAAATTCTCTCTATCGGCATTTTTCTGAGAAAAAACGTGAATGGAATTCCGGGGATAAGACAGTTCAAATTACAGACAGAGTTCAAAATTACTACAATGTCCTCAACGATCAAAGTGGAAATGCCAAAGAGGACATTAACCAGGACGTTCTCGAAACTCCACCTACGATTATGAATTTTATCAATTATCCTGTGGTGGAGACTCGTCAACTTAATGTCAGAACTTCAAACACTGGAACTTAAGTGGTTGTATCTTCAGGAAAGGGCGAGAAATCCGAAGGAATCAGGGAGTTAGCACTCAAGATAGGATGGTTGGAGGCGATACTCTTCCTATTGATTTTCAAACCTTGGAGACCGTTCCTGCTAATGATGCTTTAGGACTTTAGCAATTCGTTCAGATAATTGAGTTTTTAAAGTCCTTTTATTCAGTAAGCATAAAAATGTCAGTCCTAAGAGTGCCGCCGGTAAACGATTTTCTGTGTGTTCAAATGGATTGAGAAGGACATGTCCGTTGTTCAGATATCCCCAATCAATATAGCTAAATGAGTAGGGCACTATCAAAGTGATACAAACAAAGAGTGGGCCATAGACTGATGGGAAAATAATTTTACTATTAACTATGATAGGGAATCGATATGATTTGTCGAAATTAGTTACGAAGGAACAAGTAGATTTTTTCTAGAGTAGCCGGATAGTCGCTTTTAATATCGTGCTCCCAAATTCTCAATATACTCCACCCATTTGACTTATAGAAATCGGTAAACGCTATATCTCTTTGGATATTTTTATTAATTTTGTTCTTCCAAAAGTCTACATTAGACTTTGGTAATTTGAAATGAAGTGGACAACCGTGCCAAAAACAGGAATCAATGAAAACAACTTTCTTTTTAGTTTTAATCGATATATCTGGCTTTCCAAGTAACGTTTTAGTGTTTTTTCTAAAACGTAATCCTTGTGCCCATAGATCTTTGGTTATGCGATCTTCAAGTTTTGTGTGGGTTGATTTAACGGAACGCATTATCTCCGACCTTTTTTCTTTAGAAACGTGATCGCTCATACTACAGCGCACCTCACATTATTCATAATTTAGCGATCGACAAATCATTCAACTAAATGTACGATTAAGAAAAATATAAGGTGGAATTAGCTTTGAAA encodes:
- the cdaA gene encoding diadenylate cyclase CdaA is translated as MGFFTEMTWQGWIRNVIDIGIVSYIIYKLILLVRGTRAVQLIKGIFMLVATWAISTWLDLYTLKWLMNQMFTFGVVTVLVIFQPELRRALEQLGRGKLFARTSSADRDQLNERITELIKAIQFMSKRRIGALIVFERMTGLTELIESGIKMESRISSELLINIFTPNTPLHDGAVIIRGPQITAAACYLPLSENPFISKELGTRHRAAIGVSEVTDAVSVVVSEETGQVTLAVGGIIVRDIKEESLISKLFEELTLQSSVKAKQRSRFSLRKKKEGDANG
- a CDS encoding very short patch repair endonuclease, whose translation is MSDHVSKEKRSEIMRSVKSTHTKLEDRITKDLWAQGLRFRKNTKTLLGKPDISIKTKKKVVFIDSCFWHGCPLHFKLPKSNVDFWKNKINKNIQRDIAFTDFYKSNGWSILRIWEHDIKSDYPATLEKIYLFLRN
- the glmS gene encoding glutamine--fructose-6-phosphate transaminase (isomerizing), giving the protein MCGIVGYIGNRDSKEVLIEGLKKLEYRGYDSAGIAVFTDNGLEIRKSKGRLANLEEKLVSEPIQGSVGIGHTRWATHGKPSDVNSHPHTDNSSKFSVVHNGIVENYMDLKEELGAKGHTFVSETDTEVISHLIADEYDGDIVAAVQRAVKRMRGAYALGVLTEYEPEKLVAVRFASPLVIGIGENENFIGSDIPAILEYTRNVYILNDGEMAVLTRSGVELMTTSGDIISKEIFHVDWDLVTAEKAGFDHFMLKEIHEQPKAYRDTMMSRISEDGKSVDLKKEISMTTEQIRGISRVHIVACGTAYHAGLVGKTVIESLARIPVETDVASEYRYRSPIITPDTLVIVVSQSGETADTLAALREAKRNGARVLTITNVVGSSIARDADDVITTWAGPEIAVASTKAYSSQLIAFYLLGLYLGQERGTVEAEQAAEIIAAMQKLPEQVEQILEQADIFKAVAESVSKHANLFFIGRGLDFAVAQEGSLKLKEISYIHSEAYPAGELKHGTLALIEEGIPVIALVTQEELYEKTLSNIKEVKARGAHVLGVANAGYEEEVMKSVDEVFSIPRTLPLLTPALSVVPLQLLSYHASLALGNDVDKPRNLAKSVTVE
- the glmM gene encoding phosphoglucosamine mutase encodes the protein MGKYFGTDGVRGVANSELTPELAYKIGRCGGYVLTAGAHKPTVVIGLDTRISGPMLESALIAGLLSIGASVVRLGVVSTPAVAYLTRMLKADAGVMISASHNPVQDNGIKFFGGDGFKLSDETENEIERLMDAETDELPRPTGGDIGTASYEENAKRLYIDFLKTTVSSRFEGLKIVLDCANGAAYELAPAVFRELGAEIITVGAEPDGRNINEGVGSTHPEYLREEVLRHGAALGLSFDGDADRLIAIDENGEEVDGDFILCILGDAMKREGKLMNDTVVTTVMSNIGFFKAAEALGLNTAKTAVGDRYVMEEMRRGGFNLGGEQSGHVIFLDYNTTGDGILTALQLTDALVKSGGKLSGLRSLMRKYPQVLINVRVADKSLYNDNQAILAAVAQVEGEMGDNGRVLVRPSGTESLIRVMAEGPDKDQVAAYVDQIVTVVKAELG
- a CDS encoding CdaR family protein, which encodes MDKWLSHPTAIKILSVVIGILLWAVVHFDPESTPNTVASTTETQSVDVVKIQTTGLDETAYSLKLLEPSVAKMMVKGSRSALAFTTNDDYSISVNLEGKGPGTYTIPLTVGKLPRGIELVTLSPSQVEVVIDRLEKGTFEAGVVTQGKPAEGYELGTPVIKPGSTVEVTLPAQDLARVGSVKVFVNVDGEDAPVHEKKAKISVFDKSGNEIKGAALNPGTLDVEVPLTMPSKEVPLQIGYKGSLPGGLTLGGIQSKSSTVKLYGPRGLLDEVNQLAADVDLSQIRSSGDVELELLPPEGLKAVEPSKVTVTVTLSSSGTKTLQVPVAFENTPRGLDATLEAPRDGTVDIQVSGTPEVLGRLTAADIRAAASLANLSEGAHEVRLALTLPNGVQAVGEPPLVTVKLVASEPASGLPESSPSPSPSPSPGNDGGAGNDPAGDGSADGNAADGGNNAP
- the sigW gene encoding RNA polymerase sigma factor SigW, translating into MKSIEANLIRLALKGDQRAFADLVGMYQDKLYHLAYRMLYNRQEAEDAVQETFLRVFRNMERYDESMKFSTWIYRITTNLAIDRLRRRKPGFSLDAEVPEHDGLDGYSMFASEDASPEDEVLLSETQRIIRAAIETLPPKYKSVMVLRYLEDLSLQEISDVLDMPVTTIKTRVHRGREFLRKKLEHKL
- a CDS encoding zf-HC2 domain-containing protein, which produces MKCNVAIVWMHDYIDGELPREDAVVLKEHLLSCPGCRARFEQLEKTEALLSSAMTEPREPMLEPAASAALTERILKQIPPPARHRDWTGWIRRHPALTAAAVFVLVMLASFAPAVNNGSELIVRGDDLRQVVIDGHTVIVPEGAHLKGSLTVENGIADVRGDVQGSVTVVDGSLLTASTAHIAGQTRKIDQLLDRLWYKVTQTFGSTP